One Littorina saxatilis isolate snail1 linkage group LG1, US_GU_Lsax_2.0, whole genome shotgun sequence genomic window carries:
- the LOC138967993 gene encoding b(0,+)-type amino acid transporter 1-like, whose translation MDKIKGSHKRYVLGQEPVKEPAVAMTTVAAAQHSKDEGKVEVEVEVDTKGVALLRTLGLTGGCSVIIGTIIGSGIFVSPKGVLQNTGSVALSLVVWILSGGISLLGGLCYSELGTLMGKSGGEYQYLKEAFGDTVGFLYSWTSVMVIRPSSLAIISLTFAEYACAVVNVCGTPLLPVKIAAAAVLVTVGLVNCYSADLAARVQVIFTAAKLGALAVIMIGGVIRLSQGYTSVMETGFEGTTDNAATVSLAFYSALWAYDGWNNLNYVVEELKEPEKNLPRANILGVLVVTGVYAFTNVSYFTVMTPDELLASPAVAVTWGDVVLGVASLLIPLSVMVSTFGAANGTAFSGGRVLYAAARNGDLPDMMSYVHCNKLTPVPSMIFTIFLSLLMIIPGDIAGLIDFFSFTAWLFYGLTFASLILFRYRTKWRHAERAYKVPLVIPVVMVLISLYLLIAPIVDDPRIEFLYAALFVLGGLIFYIPLVHCKVQVKFYDNVSIFVQLFLQVVPTKAED comes from the exons ATGGACAAGATAAAG GGAAGCCACAAACGCTACGTACTGGGCCAGGAGCCAGTCAAGGAGCCGGCCGTCGCCATGACAACCGTGGCAGCTGCCCAGCATAGTAAAGACGAGGGCAAGGTGGAAGTGGAGGTGGAAGTGGATACGAAGGGAGTTGCTCTTCTCAGGACCCTGGGTCTCACTGGAGGATGCTCCGTCATCATTGGAACCATTATTG GGTCAGGAATCTTCGTATCTCCAAAGGGAGTTCTTCAGAATACCGGATCCGTTGCGTTAAGTCTCGTCGTCTGGATTCTATCGGGTGGAATTTCTCTCTTGG GGGGACTGTGCTACTCGGAGCTGGGCACGCTGATGGGCAAGTCAGGGGGAGAGTACCAGTACCTGAAAGAAGCGTTTGGGGACACGGTCGGCTTTCTCTACTCCTGGACTTCCGTCATGGTCATACGACCCTCCAGCCTCGCTATCATCTCGCTCACCTTCGCAGAGTACGCATGCGCTGTCGTCAATGTGTGTGGCACACCTTTGTTACCGGTAAagattgctgctgctgctgttctgG TGACGGTAGGGCTGGTAAACTGCTACAGCGCAGACCTAGCGGCCAGGGTACAGGTGATATTCACGGCAGCCAAGCTGGGTGCACTAGCTGTTATCATGATCGGCGGCGTCATCAGACTGTCTCAAG GTTACACCAGCGTGATGGAGACAGGGTTTGAGGGCACAACTGACAATGCAGCTACCGTGTCCCTGGCTTTCTACAGTGCCCTCTGGGCCTATGACGGCTG GAACAACCTGAATTACGTCGTGGAAGAGCTTAAAGAGCCTGAAAA AAATTTACCGAGAGCAAACATCCTGGGAGTGCTGGTGGTGACGGGAGTGTACGCCTTCACCAACGTGTCCTACTTCACCGTCATGACGCCTGACGAGCTGCTGGCCTCCCCGGCCGTGGCTGTG acATGGGGAGACGTGGTCCTAGGGGTGGCATCGCTGCTGATCCCTCTCTCTGTCATGGTGTCTACCTTTGGTGCAGCCAATGGCACTGCGTTTTCTGGCGGAAG AGTGCTGTATGCTGCCGCACGTAATGGGGACTTGCCGGATATGATGTCTTACGTTCACTGCAACAAGCTCACACCGGTTCCATCCATGATATTCACT ATATTCCTGTCACTGTTGATGATCATACCTGGAGACATAGCCGGTTTGATTGACTTCTTCAGTTTCACTGCCTGGCTGTTCTATGGCCTCACCTTTGCTTCTCTCATCCTCTTCCGATATAGAACAAAGTGGCGTCATGCTGAAAGAGCGTACAAG GTGCCCCTGGTGATACCTGTGGTGATGGTGTTGATCTCACTATACTTGCTGATTGCCCCCATTGTGGATGACCCCCGGATTGAGTTTCTCTACGCCGCTCTTTTCGTCCTCGGAGGCCTCATTTTCTACATACCCTTGGTCCACTGCAAAGTGCAGGTCAAATTCTATG ATAATGTGTCCATCTTCGTACAGCTTTTCCTCCAAGTGGTACCCACCAAAGCTGAAGACTGA